Proteins from a single region of Phycisphaeraceae bacterium D3-23:
- the rsmG gene encoding 16S rRNA (guanine(527)-N(7))-methyltransferase RsmG, which produces MTIPDFVHDDLAALEIDLPADQLARLADYLARILDANTRMNLTAIKEPDAAWRRLIVDSLSVLPGIDALSSATGTAVKVVDIGSGAGLPGMPIAIARPDVFITMLETTGKKADFIRGCIEALGLSNAEVLQARAETAGQDIAHRGVYDAAVSRAVGAMSLVLEYSLPLVREEGRVLAMKGPRFEQELDDAGDALEKLGAGELAVIDAYPESFNNDLVIVSIIKERPTPKAYPRLPGLPKKQPL; this is translated from the coding sequence ATGACCATCCCCGACTTTGTCCACGACGACCTCGCCGCTTTGGAGATCGATCTCCCCGCGGATCAGCTCGCGCGGCTCGCCGATTACCTCGCGCGCATCCTCGACGCCAATACACGCATGAACCTCACCGCGATCAAGGAGCCCGACGCGGCGTGGCGGCGGCTGATCGTGGACTCACTGAGCGTCCTGCCGGGAATCGATGCGCTGTCGTCGGCGACCGGCACGGCGGTGAAGGTGGTCGATATCGGCAGCGGGGCGGGGCTGCCGGGCATGCCCATCGCGATCGCGCGGCCCGACGTCTTCATCACGATGCTAGAAACCACCGGCAAGAAGGCGGACTTTATCCGCGGCTGCATCGAAGCACTCGGGCTGAGCAACGCCGAGGTCTTGCAGGCCCGTGCCGAGACCGCAGGCCAGGACATCGCGCACCGCGGCGTGTACGACGCGGCGGTGAGCCGGGCGGTCGGCGCGATGTCGCTGGTGCTGGAGTACTCGCTGCCGCTGGTGCGCGAGGAGGGGCGAGTCCTGGCGATGAAGGGCCCGCGCTTCGAGCAGGAGCTGGACGACGCGGGCGATGCGCTAGAGAAACTTGGGGCCGGGGAGTTGGCAGTGATCGATGCGTACCCGGAGTCGTTCAACAACGACCTCGTGATCGTCTCGATCATCAAGGAACGCCCAACGCCCAAGGCCTACCCTAGATTGCCCGGCTTGCCCAAGAAGCAGCCGTTATAG
- a CDS encoding MBL fold metallo-hydrolase, translating to MTDATNTDLSIHTFALGAWQTNCYVVVSGKQCSIIDAGFEPEPMLDFIEAQSLTPDKVVLTHAHLDHIGGLHAVRERYPDVPILIHADEAEFLTDTALNLSAMAGIGPVVAPEATETLAHGDAVDLAGHPFEVRHTPGHSPGGVSLIHHATQVALVGDTLFAGSIGRHDFPTSDGPQLMQSIREQLMTLPDATHVLPGHGPATSVGAERVSNPFLLESPA from the coding sequence ATGACCGACGCCACGAACACCGACCTCTCCATCCACACCTTCGCGCTCGGCGCATGGCAGACCAACTGCTACGTCGTCGTCTCGGGCAAACAATGCAGCATCATCGACGCTGGGTTCGAGCCCGAGCCGATGCTCGACTTCATCGAAGCACAATCGCTGACGCCCGACAAAGTCGTCCTGACCCACGCGCACCTCGACCACATCGGCGGGCTCCACGCCGTGCGCGAACGCTACCCCGATGTGCCGATCCTGATCCACGCGGACGAGGCCGAGTTCCTCACCGACACGGCGCTCAACCTCAGTGCGATGGCGGGCATCGGGCCGGTCGTCGCGCCCGAAGCAACCGAGACGCTCGCCCACGGCGACGCGGTTGATCTGGCGGGACACCCCTTCGAGGTCCGTCACACCCCGGGCCACAGCCCGGGCGGCGTCTCGCTGATCCATCACGCCACGCAGGTCGCGCTTGTCGGCGACACGCTCTTCGCCGGGTCGATCGGTCGACACGATTTCCCGACCTCCGACGGCCCGCAGTTGATGCAATCCATCCGAGAGCAACTCATGACGCTCCCCGACGCGACCCATGTCCTCCCAGGCCACGGCCCCGCGACCAGCGTCGGCGCGGAACGCGTTAGCAACCCCTTCCTGCTCGAGTCGCCAGCATAG
- a CDS encoding ferric reductase-like transmembrane domain-containing protein, with translation MSNAYTWVQWNKHKKVYDVLLAVSVVGYLAVFIGVSSLTWTGDHAVSPMTLMIRATGTCAILMLHLILMMGPLARLWPIGFAPLLYNRRHFGVTMFFVALTHSVLVLIWYGAFGSVNPVSAMLTMNTRYGSFIGFPFELFGIAAIVILFFMAATSHDFWLKNLSPRWWKTLHMGVYFAYVLLILHVALGAIQGERSVAYPVVLGAGAIVLITLHLFTAVKELRCDARVDVAGTADDGWVDVASVDEIPMDRAKVVTPAKGCTKVAVFRHGDGLSAVANVCSHQGGPIGEGKVIDGCITCPWHGYQYLPHNGQSPPPYTEKIPTYELRVEGKRVLLNPEPFAPGSQVDPVKIGEQSDV, from the coding sequence ATGAGTAACGCCTACACCTGGGTGCAGTGGAACAAGCACAAGAAGGTCTACGACGTTCTGCTTGCGGTGAGTGTCGTCGGCTACCTCGCCGTATTCATCGGCGTCAGTTCGCTCACCTGGACCGGCGACCACGCGGTGAGCCCGATGACACTGATGATCCGCGCGACCGGGACTTGCGCGATCTTGATGCTGCACCTGATCCTGATGATGGGTCCGCTGGCACGGCTCTGGCCCATTGGGTTCGCACCGCTGCTCTACAATCGGCGTCACTTCGGCGTCACGATGTTCTTTGTCGCGCTCACCCACAGCGTCCTGGTCCTGATCTGGTACGGCGCATTCGGCAGCGTCAACCCCGTCAGCGCGATGCTCACGATGAATACACGCTACGGCTCATTCATCGGCTTCCCGTTCGAACTATTCGGCATTGCGGCGATCGTAATCCTCTTCTTTATGGCGGCGACCAGCCACGACTTCTGGCTCAAAAATCTTTCGCCGCGCTGGTGGAAGACGCTGCACATGGGCGTCTATTTCGCCTACGTCCTGCTCATACTACATGTTGCGTTAGGCGCAATTCAGGGCGAACGCAGCGTGGCATATCCTGTAGTGCTTGGCGCAGGCGCAATAGTCTTGATCACGCTGCACCTTTTTACCGCAGTCAAAGAACTTCGATGTGATGCACGCGTCGATGTTGCAGGAACGGCCGACGACGGCTGGGTCGATGTCGCGTCGGTCGATGAAATCCCGATGGACCGCGCCAAGGTCGTGACTCCCGCCAAGGGCTGCACGAAGGTCGCGGTGTTCCGCCATGGCGATGGGCTCTCGGCCGTCGCGAATGTCTGCTCGCACCAAGGCGGACCGATTGGCGAAGGTAAAGTGATCGACGGCTGCATCACCTGCCCCTGGCACGGCTACCAGTATCTGCCGCACAACGGGCAGTCGCCGCCTCCCTATACCGAGAAGATCCCGACCTACGAGCTGCGCGTCGAAGGTAAACGCGTGCTACTCAACCCCGAGCCATTTGCGCCCGGGTCTCAGGTCGACCCTGTGAAGATCGGAGAGCAAAGCGATGTCTGA
- a CDS encoding NRDE family protein has product MACSRDERHGRAPALPPEQRESAGGRAYLMPVDPVSDGTWVAANDAGLALTLLNYNPEDPPTGRTVSRGGVVTELAGCATLDEAVAGCRAIRAGEMMPFRLVLCDGERFAVWRSDASAAAIAPEPLTGPVMFTSSGLGDHLVEPPRRELFDTWFSDDTEKHTDEQLAFHRHRWPDRPQVSVAMSRDDARTVSYTTVDIAPGRVMMGYHPDRPDLPADDVEAVLERRPHPPVSA; this is encoded by the coding sequence ATGGCGTGCAGCCGGGACGAGCGGCACGGCCGAGCGCCGGCGCTCCCCCCCGAACAACGTGAATCGGCTGGTGGCCGGGCGTACCTCATGCCCGTCGATCCAGTCTCGGACGGCACATGGGTCGCCGCGAACGATGCAGGGCTCGCGCTGACGCTGCTCAACTACAACCCCGAAGACCCGCCGACCGGCCGCACCGTCAGCCGGGGCGGGGTCGTCACCGAACTCGCGGGCTGCGCGACGCTCGATGAAGCCGTCGCGGGATGCCGGGCGATCCGTGCCGGTGAGATGATGCCGTTCCGACTTGTCCTCTGTGACGGCGAACGCTTCGCCGTGTGGCGCAGCGACGCATCCGCCGCCGCGATCGCGCCCGAGCCGCTGACCGGACCCGTCATGTTCACAAGCTCAGGCCTGGGCGACCATCTCGTCGAGCCCCCACGCCGTGAACTCTTCGATACCTGGTTCAGCGACGACACGGAGAAGCACACCGACGAGCAACTCGCCTTCCACCGGCACCGCTGGCCCGACCGCCCGCAAGTCAGCGTCGCCATGTCCCGCGACGACGCCCGCACCGTCAGCTACACGACCGTCGATATCGCGCCAGGCCGCGTCATGATGGGCTACCACCCCGATCGCCCAGACCTCCCGGCCGATGATGTGGAGGCGGTTCTTGAGCGCAGGCCCCACCCCCCGGTGTCCGCGTGA